One Buteo buteo chromosome 31, bButBut1.hap1.1, whole genome shotgun sequence genomic region harbors:
- the LOC142026061 gene encoding uncharacterized protein LOC142026061 isoform X1: protein MLIIMEVKVDLETTHCHVRRSSSRRSRCSQRTSSTLDVHHHGGQGAPGEPPPCWTFIVTESGCSRRMSPRWMFLVTEIKVLQENLLRVGRSLSRSQGAPGEPHHVGRSSSRTSRCSRRTSATLDVHRHGLQGAPGEPPPCWTCIVMEVRVLQENFATSDVHCHGVRVLQENVTTLDVPRHGNQGALGEPPPCWTFIVTESGCSGRTSPRRTFIITDFKVLQENLRHVGRSSSRTSRCSRRTSSMLDVHRNGGQGAPGELRHVGRSLSRSQGAPGECHHVGCSSSRKSRCSGRTSSVLDVHCHGVRVLRDNLATSDVHRHGLQGAPGEPPPRWTFIVTDFKVLQENLRHVGRSSSRSQGAPGEPRHVGCSSSWKSRCSRRTSSMLDVHRNGGQGAPGEPRHVGRSSSRTSRCSRRTSATSDVHCHGVRVLQENVTVLDVPRHGNQGAPGEPSPRRTFIVTEVRVLLDTGVPYLDIGVPTPPTGDIGVPDLSPPRLASLGLPSLVTGAGRHPH from the exons ATGTTGATCATCATGGAGGTCAAGGTGGACCTGGAGACCACCCACTGCCACGTCAGACGTTCATCGTCACGGAGGTCAAGGTGCTCCCAGAGAACCTCCTCCACGTTGGACGTTCATCATCATGGAGGTCAGGGTGCTCCAGGAGAACCTCCTCCGTGTTGGACATTCATTGTCACGGAGTCAGGGTGCTCCAGGAGAATGTCACCACGTTGGATGTTCCTCGTCACGGAAATCAAGGTGCTCCAGGAGAACCTCCTCCGTGTTGGACGTTCATTGTCACGGAGTCAGGGTGCTCCGGGAGAACCTCACCACGTCGGACGTTCATCATCACGGACTTCAAGGTGCTCCAGGAGAACCTCCGCCACGTTGGACGTTCATCGTCACGGACTTCAAGGTGCTCCAGGAGAACCTCCTCCATGTTGGACGTGCATCGTAATGGAGGTCAGGGTGCTCCAGGAGAACTTCGCCACGTCGGACGTTCATTGTCACGGAGTCAGGGTGCTCCAGGAGAATGTCACCACGTTGGATGTTCCTCGTCACGGAAATCAAGGTGCTCTGGGAGAACCTCCTCCGTGTTGGACGTTCATTGTCACGGAGTCAGG GTGCTCCGGGAGAACCTCACCACGTCGGACGTTCATCATCACGGACTTCAAGGTGCTCCAGGAGAACCTCCGCCACGTTGGACGTTCATCATCACGGACTTCAAGGTGCTCCAGGAGAACCTCCTCCATGTTGGACGTTCATCGTAATGGAGGTCAGGGTGCTCCAGGAGAACTTCGCCACGTCGGACGTTCATTGTCACGGAGTCAGGGTGCTCCAGGAGAATGTCACCACGTTGGATGTTCCTCGTCACGGAAATCAAGGTGCTCCGGGAGAACCTCCTCCGTGTTGGACGTTCATTGTCACGGAGTCAGGGTGCTCCGGGACAACCTCGCCACGTCGGACGTTCATCGTCACGGACTTCAAGGTGCTCCAGGAGAACCTCCGCCACGTTGGACGTTCATCGTCACGGACTTCAAGGTGCTCCAGGAGAACCTCCGCCACGTTGGACGTTCATCGTCACGGAGTCAGGGTGCTCCAGGAGAACCTCGCCACGTCGGATGTTCATCGTCATGGAAATCAAGGTGCTCCAGGAGAACCTCCTCCATGTTGGACGTTCATCGTAATGGAGGTCAAGGTGCTCCAGGAGAACCTCGCCACGTCGGACGTTCATCGTCACGGACTTCAAGGTGCTCCAGGAGAACCTCCGCCACGTCGGACGTTCATTGTCACGGAGTCAGGGTGCTCCAGGAGAACGTCACCGTGTTGGACGTTCCTCGTCACGGAAATCAAGGTGCTCCAGGAGAACCTTCTCCACGTCGGACGTTCATCGTCACGGAGGTCAGGGTGCTCCTGGACACTGGGGTCCCTTACTTGGACATTGGGGTGCCCACCCCACCCACCGGGGACATTGGGGTTCCTGACCTCTCCCCACCCCGTTTGGCTTCGTTAGGCCTCCCCTCCCTCGTTACCGGAGCGGGTCGCCACCCTCATTaa
- the LOC142026061 gene encoding uncharacterized protein LOC142026061 isoform X2 encodes MLIIMEVKVDLETTHCHVRRSSSRRSRCSQRTSSTLDVHHHGGQGAPGEPPPCWTFIVTESGCSRRMSPRWMFLVTEIKVLQENLLRVGRSLSRSQGAPGEPHHVGRSSSRTSRCSRRTSATLDVHRHGLQGAPGEPPPCWTCIVMEVRVLQENFATSDVHCHGVRVLQENVTTLDVPRHGNQGALGEPPPCWTFIVTESGCSGRTSPRWTFIVTDFKVLRENLTTSDVHHHGLQGAPGEPPPCWTFIVMEVRVLQENFATSDVHCHGVRVLQENVTTLDVPRHGNQGAPGEPPPCWTFIVTESGCSGTTSPRRTFIVTDFKVLQENLRHVGRSSSRTSRCSRRTSATLDVHRHGVRVLQENLATSDVHRHGNQGAPGEPPPCWTFIVMEVKVLQENLATSDVHRHGLQGAPGEPPPRRTFIVTESGCSRRTSPCWTFLVTEIKVLQENLLHVGRSSSRRSGCSWTLGSLTWTLGCPPHPPGTLGFLTSPHPVWLR; translated from the exons ATGTTGATCATCATGGAGGTCAAGGTGGACCTGGAGACCACCCACTGCCACGTCAGACGTTCATCGTCACGGAGGTCAAGGTGCTCCCAGAGAACCTCCTCCACGTTGGACGTTCATCATCATGGAGGTCAGGGTGCTCCAGGAGAACCTCCTCCGTGTTGGACATTCATTGTCACGGAGTCAGGGTGCTCCAGGAGAATGTCACCACGTTGGATGTTCCTCGTCACGGAAATCAAGGTGCTCCAGGAGAACCTCCTCCGTGTTGGACGTTCATTGTCACGGAGTCAGGGTGCTCCGGGAGAACCTCACCACGTCGGACGTTCATCATCACGGACTTCAAGGTGCTCCAGGAGAACCTCCGCCACGTTGGACGTTCATCGTCACGGACTTCAAGGTGCTCCAGGAGAACCTCCTCCATGTTGGACGTGCATCGTAATGGAGGTCAGGGTGCTCCAGGAGAACTTCGCCACGTCGGACGTTCATTGTCACGGAGTCAGGGTGCTCCAGGAGAATGTCACCACGTTGGATGTTCCTCGTCACGGAAATCAAGGTGCTCTGGGAGAACCTCCTCCGTGTTGGACGTTCATTGTCACGGAGTCAGGGTGCTCCGGGAGAACCTCACCACGTTGGACGTTCATCGTCACGGATTTCAAGGTGCTCCGGGAGAACCTCACCACGTCGGACGTTCATCATCACGGACTTCAAG GTGCTCCAGGAGAACCTCCTCCATGTTGGACGTTCATCGTAATGGAGGTCAGGGTGCTCCAGGAGAACTTCGCCACGTCGGACGTTCATTGTCACGGAGTCAGGGTGCTCCAGGAGAATGTCACCACGTTGGATGTTCCTCGTCACGGAAATCAAGGTGCTCCGGGAGAACCTCCTCCGTGTTGGACGTTCATTGTCACGGAGTCAGGGTGCTCCGGGACAACCTCGCCACGTCGGACGTTCATCGTCACGGACTTCAAGGTGCTCCAGGAGAACCTCCGCCACGTTGGACGTTCATCGTCACGGACTTCAAGGTGCTCCAGGAGAACCTCCGCCACGTTGGACGTTCATCGTCACGGAGTCAGGGTGCTCCAGGAGAACCTCGCCACGTCGGATGTTCATCGTCATGGAAATCAAGGTGCTCCAGGAGAACCTCCTCCATGTTGGACGTTCATCGTAATGGAGGTCAAGGTGCTCCAGGAGAACCTCGCCACGTCGGACGTTCATCGTCACGGACTTCAAGGTGCTCCAGGAGAACCTCCGCCACGTCGGACGTTCATTGTCACGGAGTCAGGGTGCTCCAGGAGAACGTCACCGTGTTGGACGTTCCTCGTCACGGAAATCAAGGTGCTCCAGGAGAACCTTCTCCACGTCGGACGTTCATCGTCACGGAGGTCAGGGTGCTCCTGGACACTGGGGTCCCTTACTTGGACATTGGGGTGCCCACCCCACCCACCGGGGACATTGGGGTTCCTGACCTCTCCCCACCCCGTTTGGCTTCGTTAG
- the LOC142026061 gene encoding uncharacterized protein LOC142026061 isoform X5: MLIIMEVKVDLETTHCHVRRSSSRRSRCSQRTSSTLDVHHHGGQGAPGEPPPCWTFIVTESGCSRRMSPRWMFLVTEIKVLQENLLRVGRSLSRSQGAPGEPHHVGRSSSRTSRCSRRTSATLDVHRHGLQGALGEPPPCWTFIVTESGCSGRTSPRWTFIVTDFKVLRENLTTSDVHHHGLQGAPGEPPPCWTFIVMEVRVLQENFATSDVHCHGVRVLQENVTTLDVPRHGNQGAPGEPPPCWTFIVTESGCSGTTSPRRTFIVTDFKVLQENLRHVGRSSSRTSRCSRRTSATLDVHRHGVRVLQENLATSDVHRHGNQGAPGEPPPCWTFIVMEVKVLQENLATSDVHRHGLQGAPGEPPPRRTFIVTESGCSRRTSPCWTFLVTEIKVLQENLLHVGRSSSRRSGCSWTLGSLTWTLGCPPHPPGTLGFLTSPHPVWLR; encoded by the exons ATGTTGATCATCATGGAGGTCAAGGTGGACCTGGAGACCACCCACTGCCACGTCAGACGTTCATCGTCACGGAGGTCAAGGTGCTCCCAGAGAACCTCCTCCACGTTGGACGTTCATCATCATGGAGGTCAGGGTGCTCCAGGAGAACCTCCTCCGTGTTGGACATTCATTGTCACGGAGTCAGGGTGCTCCAGGAGAATGTCACCACGTTGGATGTTCCTCGTCACGGAAATCAAGGTGCTCCAGGAGAACCTCCTCCGTGTTGGACGTTCATTGTCACGGAGTCAGGGTGCTCCGGGAGAACCTCACCACGTCGGACGTTCATCATCACGGACTTCAAGGTGCTCCAGGAGAACCTCCGCCACGTTGGACGTTCATCGTCACGGACTTCAAG GTGCTCTGGGAGAACCTCCTCCGTGTTGGACGTTCATTGTCACGGAGTCAGGGTGCTCCGGGAGAACCTCACCACGTTGGACGTTCATCGTCACGGATTTCAAGGTGCTCCGGGAGAACCTCACCACGTCGGACGTTCATCATCACGGACTTCAAG GTGCTCCAGGAGAACCTCCTCCATGTTGGACGTTCATCGTAATGGAGGTCAGGGTGCTCCAGGAGAACTTCGCCACGTCGGACGTTCATTGTCACGGAGTCAGGGTGCTCCAGGAGAATGTCACCACGTTGGATGTTCCTCGTCACGGAAATCAAGGTGCTCCGGGAGAACCTCCTCCGTGTTGGACGTTCATTGTCACGGAGTCAGGGTGCTCCGGGACAACCTCGCCACGTCGGACGTTCATCGTCACGGACTTCAAGGTGCTCCAGGAGAACCTCCGCCACGTTGGACGTTCATCGTCACGGACTTCAAGGTGCTCCAGGAGAACCTCCGCCACGTTGGACGTTCATCGTCACGGAGTCAGGGTGCTCCAGGAGAACCTCGCCACGTCGGATGTTCATCGTCATGGAAATCAAGGTGCTCCAGGAGAACCTCCTCCATGTTGGACGTTCATCGTAATGGAGGTCAAGGTGCTCCAGGAGAACCTCGCCACGTCGGACGTTCATCGTCACGGACTTCAAGGTGCTCCAGGAGAACCTCCGCCACGTCGGACGTTCATTGTCACGGAGTCAGGGTGCTCCAGGAGAACGTCACCGTGTTGGACGTTCCTCGTCACGGAAATCAAGGTGCTCCAGGAGAACCTTCTCCACGTCGGACGTTCATCGTCACGGAGGTCAGGGTGCTCCTGGACACTGGGGTCCCTTACTTGGACATTGGGGTGCCCACCCCACCCACCGGGGACATTGGGGTTCCTGACCTCTCCCCACCCCGTTTGGCTTCGTTAG
- the LOC142026061 gene encoding uncharacterized protein LOC142026061 isoform X4, which translates to MLIIMEVKVDLETTHCHVRRSSSRRSRCSQRTSSTLDVHHHGGQGAPGEPPPCWTFIVTESGCSRRMSPRWMFLVTEIKVLQENLLRVGRSLSRSQGAPGEPHHVGRSSSRTSRCSRRTSATLDVHRHGLQGAPGEPPPCWTCIVMEVRVLQENFATSDVHCHGVRVLQENVTTLDVPRHGNQGALGEPPPCWTFIVTESGCSGRTSPRWTFIVTDFKVLRENLTTSDVHHHGLQGAPGEPPPCWTFIVMEVRVLQENLATSDVHRHGLQGAPGEPPPRWTFIVTDFKVLQENLRHVGRSSSRSQGAPGEPRHVGCSSSWKSRCSRRTSSMLDVHRNGGQGAPGEPRHVGRSSSRTSRCSRRTSATSDVHCHGVRVLQENVTVLDVPRHGNQGAPGEPSPRRTFIVTEVRVLLDTGVPYLDIGVPTPPTGDIGVPDLSPPRLASLGLPSLVTGAGRHPH; encoded by the exons ATGTTGATCATCATGGAGGTCAAGGTGGACCTGGAGACCACCCACTGCCACGTCAGACGTTCATCGTCACGGAGGTCAAGGTGCTCCCAGAGAACCTCCTCCACGTTGGACGTTCATCATCATGGAGGTCAGGGTGCTCCAGGAGAACCTCCTCCGTGTTGGACATTCATTGTCACGGAGTCAGGGTGCTCCAGGAGAATGTCACCACGTTGGATGTTCCTCGTCACGGAAATCAAGGTGCTCCAGGAGAACCTCCTCCGTGTTGGACGTTCATTGTCACGGAGTCAGGGTGCTCCGGGAGAACCTCACCACGTCGGACGTTCATCATCACGGACTTCAAGGTGCTCCAGGAGAACCTCCGCCACGTTGGACGTTCATCGTCACGGACTTCAAGGTGCTCCAGGAGAACCTCCTCCATGTTGGACGTGCATCGTAATGGAGGTCAGGGTGCTCCAGGAGAACTTCGCCACGTCGGACGTTCATTGTCACGGAGTCAGGGTGCTCCAGGAGAATGTCACCACGTTGGATGTTCCTCGTCACGGAAATCAAGGTGCTCTGGGAGAACCTCCTCCGTGTTGGACGTTCATTGTCACGGAGTCAGGGTGCTCCGGGAGAACCTCACCACGTTGGACGTTCATCGTCACGGATTTCAAGGTGCTCCGGGAGAACCTCACCACGTCGGACGTTCATCATCACGGACTTCAAG GTGCTCCAGGAGAACCTCCTCCATGTTGGACGTTCATCGTAATGGAGGTCAGGGTGCTCCAGGAG AACCTCGCCACGTCGGACGTTCATCGTCACGGACTTCAAGGTGCTCCAGGAGAACCTCCGCCACGTTGGACGTTCATCGTCACGGACTTCAAGGTGCTCCAGGAGAACCTCCGCCACGTTGGACGTTCATCGTCACGGAGTCAGGGTGCTCCAGGAGAACCTCGCCACGTCGGATGTTCATCGTCATGGAAATCAAGGTGCTCCAGGAGAACCTCCTCCATGTTGGACGTTCATCGTAATGGAGGTCAAGGTGCTCCAGGAGAACCTCGCCACGTCGGACGTTCATCGTCACGGACTTCAAGGTGCTCCAGGAGAACCTCCGCCACGTCGGACGTTCATTGTCACGGAGTCAGGGTGCTCCAGGAGAACGTCACCGTGTTGGACGTTCCTCGTCACGGAAATCAAGGTGCTCCAGGAGAACCTTCTCCACGTCGGACGTTCATCGTCACGGAGGTCAGGGTGCTCCTGGACACTGGGGTCCCTTACTTGGACATTGGGGTGCCCACCCCACCCACCGGGGACATTGGGGTTCCTGACCTCTCCCCACCCCGTTTGGCTTCGTTAGGCCTCCCCTCCCTCGTTACCGGAGCGGGTCGCCACCCTCATTaa
- the LOC142026061 gene encoding uncharacterized protein LOC142026061 isoform X7, with protein MEVRVLQENLLRVGHSLSRSQGAPGECHHVGCSSSRKSRCSRRTSSVLDVHCHGVRVLRENLTTSDVHHHGLQGAPGEPPPRWTFIVTDFKVLWENLLRVGRSLSRSQGAPGEPHHVGRSSSRISRCSRRTSSMLDVHRNGGQGAPGELRHVGRSLSRSQGAPGECHHVGCSSSRKSRCSGRTSSVLDVHCHGVRVLRDNLATSDVHRHGLQGAPGEPPPRWTFIVTDFKVLQENLRHVGRSSSRSQGAPGEPRHVGCSSSWKSRCSRRTSSMLDVHRNGGQGAPGEPRHVGRSSSRTSRCSRRTSATSDVHCHGVRVLQENVTVLDVPRHGNQGAPGEPSPRRTFIVTEVRVLLDTGVPYLDIGVPTPPTGDIGVPDLSPPRLASLGLPSLVTGAGRHPH; from the exons ATGGAGGTCAGGGTGCTCCAGGAGAACCTCCTCCGTGTTGGACATTCATTGTCACGGAGTCAGGGTGCTCCAGGAGAATGTCACCACGTTGGATGTTCCTCGTCACGGAAATCAAGGTGCTCCAGGAGAACCTCCTCCGTGTTGGACGTTCATTGTCACGGAGTCAGGGTGCTCCGGGAGAACCTCACCACGTCGGACGTTCATCATCACGGACTTCAAGGTGCTCCAGGAGAACCTCCGCCACGTTGGACGTTCATCGTCACGGACTTCAAG GTGCTCTGGGAGAACCTCCTCCGTGTTGGACGTTCATTGTCACGGAGTCAGGGTGCTCCGGGAGAACCTCACCACGTTGGACGTTCATCGTCACGGATTTCAAG GTGCTCCAGGAGAACCTCCTCCATGTTGGACGTTCATCGTAATGGAGGTCAGGGTGCTCCAGGAGAACTTCGCCACGTCGGACGTTCATTGTCACGGAGTCAGGGTGCTCCAGGAGAATGTCACCACGTTGGATGTTCCTCGTCACGGAAATCAAGGTGCTCCGGGAGAACCTCCTCCGTGTTGGACGTTCATTGTCACGGAGTCAGGGTGCTCCGGGACAACCTCGCCACGTCGGACGTTCATCGTCACGGACTTCAAGGTGCTCCAGGAGAACCTCCGCCACGTTGGACGTTCATCGTCACGGACTTCAAGGTGCTCCAGGAGAACCTCCGCCACGTTGGACGTTCATCGTCACGGAGTCAGGGTGCTCCAGGAGAACCTCGCCACGTCGGATGTTCATCGTCATGGAAATCAAGGTGCTCCAGGAGAACCTCCTCCATGTTGGACGTTCATCGTAATGGAGGTCAAGGTGCTCCAGGAGAACCTCGCCACGTCGGACGTTCATCGTCACGGACTTCAAGGTGCTCCAGGAGAACCTCCGCCACGTCGGACGTTCATTGTCACGGAGTCAGGGTGCTCCAGGAGAACGTCACCGTGTTGGACGTTCCTCGTCACGGAAATCAAGGTGCTCCAGGAGAACCTTCTCCACGTCGGACGTTCATCGTCACGGAGGTCAGGGTGCTCCTGGACACTGGGGTCCCTTACTTGGACATTGGGGTGCCCACCCCACCCACCGGGGACATTGGGGTTCCTGACCTCTCCCCACCCCGTTTGGCTTCGTTAGGCCTCCCCTCCCTCGTTACCGGAGCGGGTCGCCACCCTCATTaa
- the LOC142026061 gene encoding uncharacterized protein LOC142026061 isoform X6, giving the protein MLIIMEVKVDLETTHCHVRRSSSRRSRCSQRTSSTLDVHHHGGQGAPGEPPPCWTFIVTESGCSRRMSPRWMFLVTEIKVLQENLLRVGRSLSRSQGAPGEPHHVGRSSSRTSRCSRRTSATLDVHRHGLQGAPGEPPPCWTCIVMEVRVLRENLTTSDVHHHGLQGAPGEPPPCWTFIVMEVRVLQENFATSDVHCHGVRVLQENVTTLDVPRHGNQGAPGEPPPCWTFIVTESGCSGTTSPRRTFIVTDFKVLQENLRHVGRSSSRTSRCSRRTSATLDVHRHGVRVLQENLATSDVHRHGNQGAPGEPPPCWTFIVMEVKVLQENLATSDVHRHGLQGAPGEPPPRRTFIVTESGCSRRTSPCWTFLVTEIKVLQENLLHVGRSSSRRSGCSWTLGSLTWTLGCPPHPPGTLGFLTSPHPVWLR; this is encoded by the exons ATGTTGATCATCATGGAGGTCAAGGTGGACCTGGAGACCACCCACTGCCACGTCAGACGTTCATCGTCACGGAGGTCAAGGTGCTCCCAGAGAACCTCCTCCACGTTGGACGTTCATCATCATGGAGGTCAGGGTGCTCCAGGAGAACCTCCTCCGTGTTGGACATTCATTGTCACGGAGTCAGGGTGCTCCAGGAGAATGTCACCACGTTGGATGTTCCTCGTCACGGAAATCAAGGTGCTCCAGGAGAACCTCCTCCGTGTTGGACGTTCATTGTCACGGAGTCAGGGTGCTCCGGGAGAACCTCACCACGTCGGACGTTCATCATCACGGACTTCAAGGTGCTCCAGGAGAACCTCCGCCACGTTGGACGTTCATCGTCACGGACTTCAAGGTGCTCCAGGAGAACCTCCTCCATGTTGGACGTGCATCGTAATGGAGGTCAGG GTGCTCCGGGAGAACCTCACCACGTCGGACGTTCATCATCACGGACTTCAAG GTGCTCCAGGAGAACCTCCTCCATGTTGGACGTTCATCGTAATGGAGGTCAGGGTGCTCCAGGAGAACTTCGCCACGTCGGACGTTCATTGTCACGGAGTCAGGGTGCTCCAGGAGAATGTCACCACGTTGGATGTTCCTCGTCACGGAAATCAAGGTGCTCCGGGAGAACCTCCTCCGTGTTGGACGTTCATTGTCACGGAGTCAGGGTGCTCCGGGACAACCTCGCCACGTCGGACGTTCATCGTCACGGACTTCAAGGTGCTCCAGGAGAACCTCCGCCACGTTGGACGTTCATCGTCACGGACTTCAAGGTGCTCCAGGAGAACCTCCGCCACGTTGGACGTTCATCGTCACGGAGTCAGGGTGCTCCAGGAGAACCTCGCCACGTCGGATGTTCATCGTCATGGAAATCAAGGTGCTCCAGGAGAACCTCCTCCATGTTGGACGTTCATCGTAATGGAGGTCAAGGTGCTCCAGGAGAACCTCGCCACGTCGGACGTTCATCGTCACGGACTTCAAGGTGCTCCAGGAGAACCTCCGCCACGTCGGACGTTCATTGTCACGGAGTCAGGGTGCTCCAGGAGAACGTCACCGTGTTGGACGTTCCTCGTCACGGAAATCAAGGTGCTCCAGGAGAACCTTCTCCACGTCGGACGTTCATCGTCACGGAGGTCAGGGTGCTCCTGGACACTGGGGTCCCTTACTTGGACATTGGGGTGCCCACCCCACCCACCGGGGACATTGGGGTTCCTGACCTCTCCCCACCCCGTTTGGCTTCGTTAG
- the LOC142026061 gene encoding uncharacterized protein LOC142026061 isoform X9 — protein sequence MLIIMEVKVDLETTHCHVRRSSSRRSRCSQRTSSTLDVHHHGGQGAPGEPPPCWTFIVTESGCSRRMSPRWMFLVTEIKVLQENLLRVGRSLSRSQGAPGEPHHVGRSSSRTSRCSRRTSATLDVHRHGLQGAPGEPPPCWTCIVMEVRVLQENFATSDVHCHGVRVLQENVTTLDVPRHGNQGALGEPPPCWTFIVTESGCSGRTSPRRTFIITDFKVLQENLRHVGRSSSRTSRCSRRTSSMLDVHRNGGQGAPGEPRHVGRSSSRTSRCSRRTSATLDVHRHGLQGAPGEPPPRWTFIVTESGCSRRTSPRRMFIVMEIKVLQENLLHVGRSS from the exons ATGTTGATCATCATGGAGGTCAAGGTGGACCTGGAGACCACCCACTGCCACGTCAGACGTTCATCGTCACGGAGGTCAAGGTGCTCCCAGAGAACCTCCTCCACGTTGGACGTTCATCATCATGGAGGTCAGGGTGCTCCAGGAGAACCTCCTCCGTGTTGGACATTCATTGTCACGGAGTCAGGGTGCTCCAGGAGAATGTCACCACGTTGGATGTTCCTCGTCACGGAAATCAAGGTGCTCCAGGAGAACCTCCTCCGTGTTGGACGTTCATTGTCACGGAGTCAGGGTGCTCCGGGAGAACCTCACCACGTCGGACGTTCATCATCACGGACTTCAAGGTGCTCCAGGAGAACCTCCGCCACGTTGGACGTTCATCGTCACGGACTTCAAGGTGCTCCAGGAGAACCTCCTCCATGTTGGACGTGCATCGTAATGGAGGTCAGGGTGCTCCAGGAGAACTTCGCCACGTCGGACGTTCATTGTCACGGAGTCAGGGTGCTCCAGGAGAATGTCACCACGTTGGATGTTCCTCGTCACGGAAATCAAGGTGCTCTGGGAGAACCTCCTCCGTGTTGGACGTTCATTGTCACGGAGTCAGG GTGCTCCGGGAGAACCTCACCACGTCGGACGTTCATCATCACGGACTTCAAGGTGCTCCAGGAGAACCTCCGCCACGTTGGACGTTCATCATCACGGACTTCAAGGTGCTCCAGGAGAACCTCCTCCATGTTGGACGTTCATCGTAATGGAGGTCAGGGTGCTCCAGGAG AACCTCGCCACGTCGGACGTTCATCGTCACGGACTTCAAGGTGCTCCAGGAGAACCTCCGCCACGTTGGACGTTCATCGTCACGGACTTCAAGGTGCTCCAGGAGAACCTCCGCCACGTTGGACGTTCATCGTCACGGAGTCAGGGTGCTCCAGGAGAACCTCGCCACGTCGGATGTTCATCGTCATGGAAATCAAGGTGCTCCAGGAGAACCTCCTCCATGTTGGACGTTCATCGTAA
- the LOC142026061 gene encoding uncharacterized protein LOC142026061 isoform X3, whose product MLIIMEVKVDLETTHCHVRRSSSRRSRCSQRTSSTLDVHHHGGQGAPGEPPPCWTFIVTESGCSRRMSPRWMFLVTEIKVLQENLLRVGRSLSRSQGAPGEPHHVGRSSSRTSRCSRRTSATLDVHRHGLQGALGEPPPCWTFIVTESGCSGRTSPRRTFIITDFKVLQENLRHVGRSSSRTSRCSRRTSSMLDVHRNGGQGAPGELRHVGRSLSRSQGAPGECHHVGCSSSRKSRCSGRTSSVLDVHCHGVRVLRDNLATSDVHRHGLQGAPGEPPPRWTFIVTDFKVLQENLRHVGRSSSRSQGAPGEPRHVGCSSSWKSRCSRRTSSMLDVHRNGGQGAPGEPRHVGRSSSRTSRCSRRTSATSDVHCHGVRVLQENVTVLDVPRHGNQGAPGEPSPRRTFIVTEVRVLLDTGVPYLDIGVPTPPTGDIGVPDLSPPRLASLGLPSLVTGAGRHPH is encoded by the exons ATGTTGATCATCATGGAGGTCAAGGTGGACCTGGAGACCACCCACTGCCACGTCAGACGTTCATCGTCACGGAGGTCAAGGTGCTCCCAGAGAACCTCCTCCACGTTGGACGTTCATCATCATGGAGGTCAGGGTGCTCCAGGAGAACCTCCTCCGTGTTGGACATTCATTGTCACGGAGTCAGGGTGCTCCAGGAGAATGTCACCACGTTGGATGTTCCTCGTCACGGAAATCAAGGTGCTCCAGGAGAACCTCCTCCGTGTTGGACGTTCATTGTCACGGAGTCAGGGTGCTCCGGGAGAACCTCACCACGTCGGACGTTCATCATCACGGACTTCAAGGTGCTCCAGGAGAACCTCCGCCACGTTGGACGTTCATCGTCACGGACTTCAAG GTGCTCTGGGAGAACCTCCTCCGTGTTGGACGTTCATTGTCACGGAGTCAGG GTGCTCCGGGAGAACCTCACCACGTCGGACGTTCATCATCACGGACTTCAAGGTGCTCCAGGAGAACCTCCGCCACGTTGGACGTTCATCATCACGGACTTCAAGGTGCTCCAGGAGAACCTCCTCCATGTTGGACGTTCATCGTAATGGAGGTCAGGGTGCTCCAGGAGAACTTCGCCACGTCGGACGTTCATTGTCACGGAGTCAGGGTGCTCCAGGAGAATGTCACCACGTTGGATGTTCCTCGTCACGGAAATCAAGGTGCTCCGGGAGAACCTCCTCCGTGTTGGACGTTCATTGTCACGGAGTCAGGGTGCTCCGGGACAACCTCGCCACGTCGGACGTTCATCGTCACGGACTTCAAGGTGCTCCAGGAGAACCTCCGCCACGTTGGACGTTCATCGTCACGGACTTCAAGGTGCTCCAGGAGAACCTCCGCCACGTTGGACGTTCATCGTCACGGAGTCAGGGTGCTCCAGGAGAACCTCGCCACGTCGGATGTTCATCGTCATGGAAATCAAGGTGCTCCAGGAGAACCTCCTCCATGTTGGACGTTCATCGTAATGGAGGTCAAGGTGCTCCAGGAGAACCTCGCCACGTCGGACGTTCATCGTCACGGACTTCAAGGTGCTCCAGGAGAACCTCCGCCACGTCGGACGTTCATTGTCACGGAGTCAGGGTGCTCCAGGAGAACGTCACCGTGTTGGACGTTCCTCGTCACGGAAATCAAGGTGCTCCAGGAGAACCTTCTCCACGTCGGACGTTCATCGTCACGGAGGTCAGGGTGCTCCTGGACACTGGGGTCCCTTACTTGGACATTGGGGTGCCCACCCCACCCACCGGGGACATTGGGGTTCCTGACCTCTCCCCACCCCGTTTGGCTTCGTTAGGCCTCCCCTCCCTCGTTACCGGAGCGGGTCGCCACCCTCATTaa